A part of Geothermobacter hydrogeniphilus genomic DNA contains:
- a CDS encoding acyl-CoA carboxylase subunit beta, translating to MSRKQTPLRPYFEKMPEIGKPLREGEVRRSQANVELIREQEEIIARELERVKNAGIPAEKVHSRGGMTIYDRLDYLVDEGTWCPLHSLYNPANNEEGCTGVVNGIGKIEGKWAVIIGFDNKVMAGAWIAGQSENILMVTDMAKRLNVPLVWLTNCSGVKLMEQETVYAGRRSSGAPFYRHADLNHLGIPILNGIYGTNPAGGGYQGISPTILLAHDGANIAVGGAGIVGGMNPKGYIDEEAARALIEGTRNFKGKVPGRVETHFDQTAYFREVHDTEQGVLDGIKDYMRKMPAYDPTVFRVAEPAAPKLPVEDLNLILPANQKRPYDAIQILARLTDNSEFMEYRPDYGREVFTGIAKIDGFPVAFIGNRQGIFPGYPDYAEGAYPGVGGKHYREGLIKQGEFVTLCGRDNLPIIWLQDTTGIDVGDLAEEAELLALGQSLVYSIEQTDLSMMCVVLRKGTAAAHYIMCGPQANNNNAFTLGTPLTEIYVMHGETAAAASYARRLVKEEDAGNDLAPTLEKMNRMIQDYQEKSRPAYCAISGFVDEIVSLPELRRYIQAFTGANYQNPKSITPIHQMLLPRIIRG from the coding sequence ATGTCACGCAAACAGACGCCATTGCGCCCGTACTTTGAGAAAATGCCCGAGATCGGCAAACCTCTCAGGGAAGGAGAGGTACGCCGCTCCCAGGCCAACGTTGAACTGATCCGCGAGCAGGAAGAGATCATCGCCCGGGAACTTGAACGGGTGAAAAACGCCGGCATCCCCGCCGAGAAGGTTCACAGCCGCGGCGGGATGACCATCTACGACCGCCTCGATTACCTGGTCGACGAGGGCACCTGGTGCCCCCTGCACAGCCTCTACAACCCGGCAAACAATGAAGAGGGCTGTACCGGGGTCGTCAACGGCATCGGCAAGATTGAAGGCAAATGGGCGGTGATCATCGGCTTCGACAACAAGGTCATGGCCGGCGCCTGGATCGCCGGGCAGTCCGAGAACATCCTGATGGTCACCGACATGGCCAAGCGACTCAACGTGCCGCTGGTCTGGCTGACCAACTGCAGCGGCGTCAAGCTGATGGAGCAGGAGACGGTCTACGCCGGCCGCCGTTCCAGCGGCGCGCCCTTCTACCGTCACGCCGACCTCAACCACCTCGGCATCCCGATTCTCAACGGCATCTACGGCACCAACCCGGCCGGCGGCGGTTACCAGGGTATCAGCCCGACCATCCTGCTGGCCCACGACGGGGCGAATATCGCCGTCGGCGGCGCCGGCATCGTCGGCGGCATGAACCCCAAGGGCTATATCGACGAAGAGGCCGCCCGGGCGCTGATCGAAGGCACCCGCAACTTCAAGGGCAAGGTGCCGGGGCGGGTGGAAACCCACTTCGACCAGACCGCCTACTTCCGCGAAGTCCACGATACCGAGCAGGGCGTCCTCGACGGCATCAAGGACTACATGCGCAAGATGCCCGCCTACGATCCGACCGTATTCCGGGTGGCGGAACCGGCCGCGCCGAAGCTGCCGGTCGAGGATCTCAACCTGATCCTGCCGGCCAACCAGAAGCGGCCCTATGACGCGATCCAGATCCTGGCGCGGCTCACCGACAACAGCGAGTTCATGGAATATCGTCCCGATTACGGCCGCGAGGTCTTCACCGGCATCGCCAAGATCGACGGTTTCCCGGTTGCCTTCATCGGCAACCGCCAGGGGATCTTCCCCGGCTATCCCGACTACGCCGAGGGCGCCTATCCCGGCGTCGGCGGCAAGCACTATCGGGAGGGACTGATCAAGCAGGGCGAGTTCGTCACTCTTTGCGGTCGCGACAATCTGCCGATCATCTGGCTGCAGGACACCACCGGCATCGACGTCGGCGACCTGGCCGAAGAGGCCGAACTGCTCGCGCTGGGGCAGTCGCTGGTCTATTCCATCGAACAGACCGACCTGTCGATGATGTGCGTGGTGCTGCGCAAGGGCACCGCCGCGGCGCACTACATCATGTGCGGTCCCCAGGCCAACAACAACAACGCCTTCACCCTCGGCACACCACTGACCGAGATCTACGTCATGCACGGCGAAACCGCCGCCGCGGCCTCCTACGCCCGGCGCCTGGTCAAGGAAGAGGATGCCGGCAACGACCTGGCCCCGACCCTGGAGAAGATGAACCGGATGATCCAGGACTACCAGGAGAAGTCACGACCGGCCTACTGCGCCATCAGCGGTTTCGTCGACGAGATCGTCTCGCTGCCGGAACTGCGCCGCTACATCCAGGCCTTCACCGGGGCCAACTACCAGAACCCGAAATCGATCACCCCGATCCACCAGATGCTGCTGCCCCGCATCATCAGGGGCTGA
- a CDS encoding class I SAM-dependent methyltransferase produces the protein MTANRIAAHYARQDLEATIMAAIEHAGVDLRHLSPQDLAPLDEFHVGGRRATLELARRLDLEAETRVLDVGCGLGGPSRCLALEFGCRVTGIDLSADYCRLAATFARHLGLDERVCYRQGNALDLPFADGSFDLLWTQHAAMNIADKAGLYAEMWRVLKPGGKLAIYDILSGEGGPVHFPVPWAREASISHLATAGQLRTHLETAGFQILDWRDTTAQGRDWFRRQGERIRKNGLPPLGIHLLLGDDFQQMARNQVRNLEEGRIALIEAIVKRP, from the coding sequence ATGACCGCCAACCGTATCGCCGCCCATTACGCCCGCCAGGATCTCGAAGCGACAATCATGGCCGCCATCGAACACGCCGGCGTCGACCTGCGGCACCTCTCCCCGCAGGACCTGGCCCCGCTGGACGAGTTTCATGTCGGCGGCCGCAGGGCGACCCTCGAACTGGCCCGGCGACTGGACCTCGAAGCAGAGACCCGGGTACTGGATGTCGGTTGCGGGCTCGGCGGCCCTTCCCGCTGCCTGGCCCTTGAATTCGGCTGCCGGGTCACCGGCATCGATCTGAGTGCGGACTACTGCCGCCTCGCCGCAACCTTTGCCCGTCATCTCGGGCTGGATGAACGCGTCTGCTACCGGCAGGGGAACGCCCTTGATCTGCCCTTTGCCGACGGCAGCTTCGACCTGCTCTGGACCCAGCACGCGGCGATGAACATCGCCGACAAGGCCGGACTCTACGCCGAAATGTGGCGGGTTCTGAAACCGGGCGGAAAACTGGCCATCTATGATATCCTCAGCGGCGAGGGCGGGCCGGTGCACTTCCCGGTCCCCTGGGCGCGCGAGGCGTCCATCAGCCACCTGGCAACCGCCGGACAGCTGCGGACGCACCTCGAAACCGCCGGCTTTCAGATCCTCGATTGGCGGGATACCACCGCACAGGGCCGCGACTGGTTCCGACGCCAGGGAGAACGGATCAGAAAGAACGGCCTGCCGCCCCTCGGCATCCACCTGCTGCTGGGCGACGATTTTCAGCAGATGGCCCGCAACCAGGTGCGCAACCTCGAAGAGGGGCGCATCGCCCTGATCGAAGCCATCGTCAAACGACCCTGA
- a CDS encoding sodium ion-translocating decarboxylase subunit beta produces the protein MLDILKDLIFSSGAVSLTGGNIVMWLVAFVLFYLAIKKQYEPLLLLPIAFGILVVNLPLTFLMQPEHGLIWFFYHYGIQFDIIPPLIFLGLGAMIDFGPLIANPKTLLLGAGAQAGLYVTFFAAILFGFDLQEAGSIAIIGGADGPTTIYLTSKLAPHLLGATAVSAYAYMALVPIIQPPMMKLLTTEKERKIVMTKLRPVSRLQKVCFPIVTAMTIMLVVPPAAPLISMLMLGNLFKESGVVERLTNASANELMNIVTIFLGLSIGATMTASTFLNPKVLFIFFLGLFAFVVSTAAGLLMAKLMNLFLKDKINPLIGAAGVSAVPMAARCVHKVGSEANRRNYLLMYAMGPNVAGVIGTVVAAAILLKNLG, from the coding sequence ATGCTGGATATCCTCAAGGACCTTATTTTTTCCAGCGGCGCGGTCAGCCTGACCGGCGGCAACATCGTCATGTGGCTGGTGGCCTTTGTCCTGTTCTACCTGGCCATCAAGAAACAGTACGAGCCGCTGCTGCTGCTGCCGATCGCCTTCGGCATCCTGGTCGTCAACCTGCCGCTGACCTTTCTGATGCAACCCGAACACGGCCTGATCTGGTTCTTCTATCATTACGGAATCCAGTTCGACATCATTCCGCCGCTGATCTTCCTCGGGCTCGGGGCGATGATCGATTTCGGCCCGCTGATCGCCAACCCCAAGACCCTGCTGCTGGGCGCCGGGGCCCAGGCCGGCCTCTACGTCACCTTCTTCGCCGCGATCCTGTTCGGCTTTGACCTGCAGGAGGCCGGTTCCATCGCCATCATCGGCGGGGCCGACGGCCCGACCACCATCTACCTGACCTCCAAGCTCGCACCCCATCTGCTCGGTGCCACGGCGGTCTCGGCCTACGCCTACATGGCGCTGGTGCCGATCATCCAGCCGCCGATGATGAAGCTGCTGACCACCGAAAAGGAACGCAAGATCGTCATGACCAAGCTGCGGCCGGTGAGCCGCCTGCAGAAGGTCTGCTTTCCGATCGTCACCGCCATGACCATCATGCTGGTGGTGCCGCCGGCCGCCCCGCTGATCTCGATGCTGATGCTCGGCAACCTGTTCAAGGAATCGGGCGTCGTCGAACGGCTGACCAATGCCTCCGCCAACGAGTTGATGAACATCGTCACCATCTTCCTCGGACTGTCGATCGGCGCCACCATGACCGCTTCGACCTTCCTCAACCCCAAGGTGCTGTTCATCTTTTTCCTCGGGCTGTTCGCTTTTGTAGTCAGCACCGCGGCCGGGCTGCTGATGGCCAAGCTGATGAACCTGTTCCTCAAGGACAAGATCAACCCGCTGATCGGCGCGGCCGGGGTCTCGGCGGTACCGATGGCGGCCCGCTGCGTCCACAAGGTCGGCTCCGAGGCCAACCGGCGCAACTACCTGCTGATGTACGCCATGGGGCCGAACGTGGCCGGCGTCATCGGCACGGTGGTGGCCGCGGCCATTTTACTGAAGAATCTCGGCTGA
- a CDS encoding acyl-CoA dehydrogenase family protein has protein sequence MQFGLTDEQKMMQEMARDFALKEIQPTLKEDEANHRYRPERVKQMAELGFFGCALPEEYGGNGFGFLESVLLAEQIAKVSGSWRLPFNMQNIGPAVTVNKFGTKEQKERFIPNWVNADACGFFAITEPNSGSDVASMRTTATDCGDHWELNGQKMWISNAHVGDWGLVYAFTDREKKYKGMTCFIVNLKDNEGIVTAPIDTKLGLHCAPTGEIAFTKAKIPKDSVLGEVGQGFQICMWQLNNTRISCAAGALGIAGGAIDAAIEYANERTQFGKKIGAYQMIQAQIADMVAEHDAAKMLVYRAAWLKDQGLPNQQQTSIAKLFASEAAVHAASATMKIFGSYGFSTEYPAERFLRDAQSLRVVEGTSNIQKTIIAGIAMGDVPNR, from the coding sequence ATGCAGTTTGGACTCACCGACGAACAGAAGATGATGCAGGAGATGGCCCGGGATTTCGCCCTCAAGGAGATCCAGCCCACCCTCAAGGAAGATGAGGCGAATCACCGCTACCGCCCCGAGCGGGTCAAGCAGATGGCCGAACTCGGCTTCTTCGGCTGCGCCCTGCCGGAAGAGTACGGCGGCAACGGCTTCGGCTTCCTGGAATCGGTCCTGCTGGCCGAGCAGATCGCCAAGGTCAGCGGTTCCTGGCGCCTGCCCTTCAACATGCAGAACATCGGCCCGGCGGTGACGGTCAACAAGTTCGGCACCAAAGAGCAGAAGGAACGCTTCATCCCCAACTGGGTCAATGCCGACGCCTGCGGTTTCTTCGCCATCACCGAGCCCAACTCCGGCTCCGACGTTGCCAGCATGCGAACCACGGCCACCGACTGCGGTGACCACTGGGAACTCAACGGCCAGAAGATGTGGATTTCCAACGCCCACGTCGGCGACTGGGGCCTGGTTTACGCCTTCACCGACCGCGAGAAGAAATACAAGGGCATGACCTGCTTCATCGTCAACCTCAAGGACAACGAGGGGATCGTCACCGCTCCGATCGACACCAAACTCGGCCTGCATTGCGCCCCGACCGGCGAAATCGCCTTCACCAAGGCGAAAATCCCCAAGGATTCGGTCCTCGGCGAGGTCGGCCAGGGCTTCCAGATCTGCATGTGGCAGCTCAACAACACCCGCATCAGCTGCGCCGCCGGGGCCCTGGGGATTGCCGGCGGCGCCATCGACGCCGCCATCGAATACGCCAACGAGCGCACCCAGTTCGGCAAGAAGATCGGCGCCTACCAGATGATCCAGGCCCAGATCGCCGACATGGTCGCCGAGCATGACGCCGCCAAGATGCTGGTCTACCGGGCCGCCTGGCTCAAGGACCAGGGGCTGCCCAACCAGCAGCAGACCTCCATCGCCAAGCTCTTCGCCTCCGAGGCCGCGGTCCACGCCGCCAGCGCGACGATGAAAATCTTCGGCAGCTACGGCTTCTCGACCGAGTACCCGGCCGAGCGATTCCTGCGCGACGCCCAGTCGCTGCGGGTGGTCGAAGGAACCAGCAACATCCAGAAAACCATCATCGCCGGCATCGCCATGGGTGATGTCCCCAATCGCTGA
- a CDS encoding AAA family ATPase, whose product MKFTGTDSYVATDDLNLAVNAAITLGRPLLIKGEPGTGKTMLAEEVARALGMPLFQWHIKSTTKAHQGLYEYDAVSRLRDSQLGDERVHDISNYIVKGKLWEAFESEQRAVLLIDEVDKADIEFPNDLLQELDRMEFYVYETRQLIRAKHRPVIIITSNNEKELPDAFLRRCFFHYIRFPEADTMAQIVEVHYPGIKKNLLQAALETFFGIREVPGLKKKPSTSELLDWLKLLVAEDIPPEALHSKQPGKAIPPLHGALLKNEQDLGLFEKLTRKARNVF is encoded by the coding sequence ATGAAATTTACCGGAACCGATTCCTACGTCGCCACCGATGATCTTAACCTGGCGGTCAACGCCGCCATCACCCTCGGCCGCCCGCTGCTGATCAAGGGCGAGCCGGGCACCGGCAAGACCATGCTCGCCGAAGAGGTCGCCCGCGCCCTCGGCATGCCGCTCTTTCAATGGCACATCAAGTCAACCACCAAGGCCCACCAGGGGCTCTACGAATACGATGCCGTCTCCCGGCTGCGCGACTCGCAGCTCGGCGACGAGCGGGTCCACGACATCAGCAACTACATCGTCAAGGGCAAGCTCTGGGAAGCCTTCGAATCGGAACAGCGGGCGGTGCTGCTGATCGACGAGGTCGACAAGGCCGATATCGAGTTTCCCAACGACCTGCTGCAGGAACTCGACCGGATGGAGTTCTACGTCTACGAGACCCGGCAGCTGATCCGGGCGAAGCATCGGCCGGTGATCATCATCACCAGCAACAACGAGAAAGAGCTGCCGGACGCCTTTCTGCGCCGCTGCTTCTTCCACTACATCCGCTTCCCCGAAGCCGACACCATGGCGCAGATCGTCGAGGTTCACTACCCGGGCATCAAGAAGAACCTGCTGCAGGCCGCCCTGGAAACCTTCTTCGGCATCCGTGAGGTGCCCGGCCTGAAGAAGAAACCCTCCACCTCCGAGCTGCTCGACTGGCTCAAACTGCTGGTGGCCGAGGATATTCCCCCCGAGGCCCTGCACAGCAAACAGCCCGGCAAGGCGATCCCGCCGCTGCACGGCGCGCTGCTGAAGAATGAGCAGGATCTGGGACTGTTTGAGAAGTTAACAAGAAAGGCGCGAAACGTTTTTTAA
- a CDS encoding IclR family transcriptional regulator, protein MSDTTGTEKSPQIITALARGLSVLRCFGKGDRFLGNQEIAARTGLPKATVSRLTQTLTALGYLNHSKRFNQYSLGVAVLSLGYSLLGNSDILKAARPLMQELADHAEASVSLAARDGLHMVYLENCVAYANMITLRIDVGARTRIANTAMGRALLCGLPEQERNELIAEIRQATTQEEWPAIKAGIEQGAVDYREKGFCFSLGDWRENVNSIAVPLIHADGTVQAINCGGPSWQLSAEKLEHEIGPRLIEISRRLADL, encoded by the coding sequence ATGAGCGACACAACCGGCACCGAAAAATCTCCCCAGATCATCACCGCCCTGGCGCGCGGGCTGAGCGTCCTGCGCTGTTTCGGCAAGGGGGACCGCTTCCTCGGTAACCAGGAAATCGCCGCGCGGACCGGCCTGCCGAAGGCGACCGTCTCGCGCCTGACCCAGACCCTGACGGCCCTCGGCTACCTGAACCATTCCAAGCGCTTCAACCAGTACAGCCTCGGCGTCGCCGTCCTGTCACTGGGTTATTCCCTGCTCGGCAACTCCGACATCCTCAAGGCGGCCCGACCACTGATGCAGGAACTGGCCGACCATGCCGAAGCCTCGGTCTCGCTGGCGGCCCGCGACGGCCTGCACATGGTCTACCTGGAAAACTGCGTCGCCTACGCCAACATGATCACCCTGCGCATCGATGTCGGGGCGCGTACCCGCATAGCCAACACCGCCATGGGCCGGGCCCTGCTGTGCGGCCTGCCGGAGCAGGAACGCAACGAACTCATCGCCGAAATCCGCCAGGCCACCACCCAGGAGGAGTGGCCGGCGATCAAGGCAGGCATCGAGCAGGGTGCGGTCGACTACCGGGAAAAGGGCTTCTGCTTTTCCCTCGGCGACTGGCGGGAAAACGTCAACTCCATCGCCGTGCCGCTGATCCACGCCGACGGCACGGTCCAGGCGATCAACTGCGGGGGACCGTCCTGGCAGCTCAGCGCCGAAAAACTCGAACACGAAATCGGCCCGCGACTGATCGAAATCTCACGACGACTGGCAGACCTATAG
- a CDS encoding acetyl-CoA carboxylase biotin carboxyl carrier protein subunit, which yields MAELIAPIAGNVWKILVAEGDKVELDDELIILEALKMETPIYCDEGGTVTAIKVKEGDAVNEGDVLVVID from the coding sequence ATGGCTGAACTGATTGCTCCCATCGCCGGAAACGTCTGGAAAATCCTCGTGGCCGAAGGCGACAAAGTGGAACTGGACGACGAGCTGATCATCCTCGAAGCCCTGAAGATGGAAACTCCTATCTACTGCGACGAAGGCGGTACCGTCACCGCCATCAAGGTCAAGGAAGGGGACGCGGTCAACGAAGGGGATGTGCTGGTCGTAATTGACTGA
- a CDS encoding carboxymuconolactone decarboxylase family protein encodes MSEEIAKKTAATAALYFNGVEGEKPYELWKSFDRGLARDLSLFITGQMYAREVLPHPTRQLVAIATLTALEKSEELELHLKAALNVGCKPRELAEAIFQTAVYAGVPAMNQGLKVLRAVLQQADLWPIP; translated from the coding sequence ATGTCCGAAGAGATCGCTAAAAAAACCGCCGCCACAGCCGCCCTTTACTTCAACGGCGTGGAGGGTGAAAAACCTTACGAATTATGGAAATCCTTTGATCGCGGCCTGGCCCGCGACCTTTCGCTGTTTATCACCGGGCAGATGTACGCTCGCGAGGTGCTTCCGCACCCGACCCGGCAGCTGGTGGCGATCGCCACCCTGACGGCGCTGGAAAAGAGTGAAGAGCTGGAACTGCACCTCAAGGCGGCGCTCAACGTCGGCTGCAAACCGCGGGAACTGGCCGAAGCGATCTTCCAGACCGCGGTCTATGCCGGCGTCCCGGCCATGAACCAGGGGCTCAAGGTGCTGCGCGCGGTCCTGCAGCAGGCGGACCTCTGGCCGATCCCATGA
- a CDS encoding vWA domain-containing protein, with translation MLVDFFLQLKQAKVPVTIREYLGLLEALDKQVIWGSVEDFYYLARLCLVKDETHFDKFDRVFAQYFDGIENLGEELEAEIPEEWLRRLSELVLSEEEKAQIEALGGFEKLMETLKKRLAEQQERHQGGNRWIGTAGRSPFGAYGYNPEGVRIGQHESRHRRAVKVWDRREFKNLDDSVELGTRNIKLALRRLRHFTRDGAPEVLDLPATIRATADNAGCLDLQLVPERHNKVKVLLFFDVGGSMDEHIRVCEELFSAARSEFKNLEYFYFHNFIYESVWRDNQRYRAERIDLHDLINTYGSDYKLIFVGDAAMSPYEISMVGGSVEHYNDEAGYVWCQRLLDAYPDAIWLNPTPQGWWHFTQSIGMVRQIMDKRMFPLTLEGLEQGIRLLSKSAG, from the coding sequence ATGCTGGTCGATTTTTTTCTGCAACTGAAACAGGCTAAAGTCCCGGTCACCATCCGCGAATACCTGGGGTTGCTCGAAGCCCTCGACAAGCAGGTGATCTGGGGCAGCGTCGAGGATTTCTACTACCTGGCGCGCCTCTGCCTGGTCAAGGATGAGACCCACTTCGACAAGTTCGACCGGGTTTTCGCCCAATATTTCGACGGGATCGAGAACCTCGGCGAGGAACTGGAGGCTGAAATCCCCGAGGAGTGGCTGCGCAGGCTGAGTGAGCTGGTGCTCTCCGAGGAGGAAAAAGCGCAGATCGAAGCCCTCGGCGGCTTCGAAAAGCTGATGGAGACCCTGAAAAAACGCCTGGCCGAGCAGCAGGAGCGCCACCAGGGCGGCAACCGCTGGATCGGCACCGCCGGTCGCTCTCCCTTCGGCGCCTACGGATACAATCCGGAGGGTGTCCGCATCGGTCAGCATGAGTCCCGCCACCGGCGGGCGGTCAAGGTCTGGGACCGACGGGAATTCAAAAACCTCGACGACTCGGTCGAACTCGGCACCCGCAACATCAAGCTCGCCCTGCGGCGGCTGCGACATTTCACCCGCGACGGGGCGCCGGAGGTCCTCGACCTGCCGGCCACCATCCGCGCCACCGCCGACAACGCCGGCTGTCTCGACCTGCAGCTGGTCCCGGAACGCCACAACAAGGTCAAGGTGCTGCTGTTCTTCGATGTCGGCGGCTCGATGGACGAACACATCCGGGTCTGCGAAGAACTCTTCTCCGCCGCCCGCAGCGAGTTCAAGAACCTCGAATACTTCTACTTCCACAACTTCATCTACGAAAGCGTCTGGCGCGACAACCAGCGCTACCGCGCCGAGCGGATCGACCTGCACGACCTGATCAACACCTACGGCTCCGACTACAAGCTGATCTTCGTCGGCGACGCGGCGATGAGCCCCTACGAAATTTCCATGGTCGGCGGCAGCGTCGAGCATTACAACGACGAAGCCGGCTATGTCTGGTGCCAGCGCCTGCTCGACGCCTACCCCGACGCCATCTGGCTCAACCCCACCCCGCAGGGCTGGTGGCACTTCACCCAGTCGATCGGCATGGTCCGGCAGATCATGGACAAGCGGATGTTCCCCCTCACCCTCGAAGGACTGGAGCAGGGCATCCGGCTGCTGAGCAAGTCGGCGGGGTGA